A window from Burkholderiales bacterium encodes these proteins:
- the cysE gene encoding serine acetyltransferase, with protein MFDRLREDIASVFHRDPAARNAWEVITCYPGFHAIVIHRVSHRLWLMGLKWLARFVSHIGRWLTGIEIHPGARIGRRFFIDHGMGVVIGETAEIGDDCTLYHGVTLGGTTWNKGKRHPTLGRGVVIGAGAKVLGPITVGDGAKIGSNAVVVKDVPPGATAVGIPARLVDDSRKDARERQAEQMGFSAYAISQDMDDPIVKAIHGLLDHTVVTDQRLNKIIEALDRLGARVDELKALEDKFDAAYLNKIVD; from the coding sequence ATGTTCGACCGACTTCGAGAAGACATCGCCAGCGTTTTTCACCGGGACCCGGCCGCGCGCAATGCCTGGGAGGTGATCACCTGCTATCCTGGCTTTCATGCCATCGTCATCCATCGCGTCAGCCACCGGCTGTGGCTCATGGGCCTCAAGTGGCTGGCGCGGTTCGTCTCGCACATCGGCCGGTGGCTCACCGGCATTGAAATCCATCCGGGGGCGCGCATCGGCCGGCGCTTCTTCATCGACCACGGCATGGGCGTGGTGATCGGGGAGACCGCCGAGATCGGCGACGACTGCACCCTCTACCACGGGGTCACCCTGGGCGGAACCACCTGGAACAAGGGCAAGCGCCATCCCACCCTGGGCAGGGGGGTGGTGATCGGCGCCGGCGCCAAGGTGCTCGGCCCCATCACCGTCGGCGATGGCGCCAAGATCGGCTCCAATGCGGTGGTGGTCAAGGACGTGCCGCCCGGCGCCACCGCGGTGGGGATCCCGGCCCGGTTGGTGGACGATTCGCGCAAGGACGCCCGGGAGCGCCAGGCGGAGCAGATGGGCTTTTCCGCCTACGCTATCAGCCAGGACATGGACGATCCCATCGTGAAGGCGATCCACGGTTTGCTCGACCATACGGTGGTCACCGACCAGCGGCTCAACAAGATCATCGAGGCCCTGGACCGGCTGGGCGCCCGGGTGGACGAGCTCAAAGCCCTAGAGGACAAGTTCGACGCCGCTTATCTGAACAAAATAGTTGACTAA
- the iscR gene encoding Fe-S cluster assembly transcriptional regulator IscR, whose product MRLTTKGRFALTAMIDLGLQGGAKPTALAGISERQKISLSYLEQLFSKLRRHGLVESVRGPGGGYTLARPMAEISVADIILAVDEPIDATLCGGKEDCKDGERCMTHELWAGLNERIYEYLSSVSLAQLVAKQRQESVAVLKDQRKAGGRTSPEPAVSV is encoded by the coding sequence ATGAGACTGACCACTAAGGGACGCTTCGCGTTGACCGCCATGATCGACCTGGGGCTCCAGGGAGGCGCAAAGCCCACCGCCCTTGCCGGGATCAGCGAGCGGCAAAAGATTTCCCTCTCCTACCTGGAGCAGCTTTTCAGCAAGCTGAGGCGCCACGGGCTGGTGGAGAGCGTGCGCGGGCCCGGGGGCGGGTACACCCTCGCCCGGCCCATGGCGGAAATCTCCGTGGCCGACATCATCCTGGCGGTGGACGAGCCCATCGACGCCACTTTGTGCGGCGGAAAGGAAGACTGCAAGGACGGGGAGCGTTGCATGACCCACGAGCTATGGGCCGGTCTCAACGAGAGAATCTACGAGTATCTGTCCTCGGTGAGCTTGGCCCAGCTGGTGGCGAAACAGCGGCAAGAGAGCGTGGCGGTCCTGAAGGACCAGCGCAAGGCGGGCGGCAGAACCAGTCCCGAGCCCGCGGTTTCGGTTTGA
- the nifS-2 gene encoding cysteine desulfurase, which yields MDPVYFDHNATTPLDERVLEAMLPYLRADFGNASSRHELGTRARKAVDRAREQVAEAVGAQPSQVVFVSGGSEANNLFIKGAAAFLKPSQILVSAVEHPCVAKPAQELIRQGWQCRRIAVDKQGRLDFGDYEAALTQPTGIVSVMLANNETGVIQDVARIAERGRGAGAWVHSDAVQALGKMEVDFRSLRVHALTVSAHKVYGPKGAAALVLDKRVSVKGLISGGGHEGGLRAGTENVPAIVGMGVACELARARWRQDAEGLARLRDRLERGVASLGAVIFGAGAARIPNTSYFAFEGIDGETLVIELDRLGFCVASGSACSSLKTGPSEVLLAMGVSPELARGAVRVSLGRGNTQAQVEAFLEALGGVVARLRRLSALAL from the coding sequence GTGGATCCGGTCTACTTCGATCACAACGCCACCACGCCCCTGGACGAGCGGGTGCTGGAGGCCATGCTGCCCTATTTGCGCGCAGACTTCGGCAATGCGTCCAGCCGCCATGAGCTGGGCACCCGGGCGCGCAAAGCCGTGGACCGGGCGCGGGAGCAGGTGGCCGAAGCGGTGGGCGCTCAGCCTTCCCAGGTGGTGTTCGTGAGCGGCGGTTCGGAAGCCAACAATCTGTTTATCAAGGGGGCCGCCGCTTTCCTCAAGCCCTCCCAGATCCTCGTGTCGGCGGTGGAGCACCCCTGCGTGGCGAAGCCCGCCCAGGAGCTCATCCGCCAAGGGTGGCAGTGCCGCCGGATCGCGGTGGACAAGCAGGGACGGCTCGACTTCGGCGATTACGAGGCGGCCCTGACGCAGCCCACCGGGATCGTGTCGGTGATGCTGGCCAACAACGAGACAGGGGTAATCCAGGACGTGGCTCGCATCGCTGAACGGGGCCGAGGGGCAGGGGCCTGGGTACACAGTGATGCGGTACAAGCTCTAGGGAAGATGGAAGTGGACTTCCGCTCGCTTCGCGTGCACGCGCTGACGGTGTCGGCCCACAAGGTCTACGGTCCTAAAGGGGCGGCGGCCCTGGTGCTAGACAAGCGGGTGTCGGTGAAGGGCCTGATCAGCGGCGGCGGCCACGAAGGAGGGCTGCGGGCCGGCACGGAAAACGTGCCCGCCATCGTGGGCATGGGGGTAGCCTGCGAGCTCGCCAGGGCCCGCTGGCGGCAGGACGCCGAGGGGCTTGCCCGCCTGCGGGACCGGTTGGAGCGGGGGGTGGCGAGCCTCGGCGCCGTGATTTTCGGCGCGGGTGCGGCCCGCATTCCCAATACGAGCTATTTCGCCTTCGAAGGCATCGATGGCGAGACTTTGGTGATCGAGCTGGACCGGCTGGGCTTTTGCGTGGCGAGCGGCTCCGCCTGCTCCAGCCTGAAGACGGGTCCAAGTGAGGTGCTCCTCGCCATGGGGGTCAGCCCCGAGCTCGCCCGGGGGGCGGTGCGGGTGAGCCTGGGGCGCGGCAACACCCAGGCCCAGGTGGAGGCTTTCCTGGAGGCCCTGGGGGGCGTGGTGGCTCGGTTGCGGCGCCTGAGCGCCCTCGCCCTCTGA
- a CDS encoding iron-sulfur cluster assembly protein IscA — translation MAVTLTETAAKHVRSFLEKRGRGLGLRLGVRTAGCSGYAYKVEFADEAREGDTLFESHGVKVLVDAKSLPFLDGTEVDFTREGLNERFTFRNPNVKDECGCGESFSV, via the coding sequence ATGGCAGTGACGTTGACCGAAACAGCGGCGAAACACGTTCGAAGCTTCCTGGAAAAGCGGGGCCGGGGCCTGGGCTTGAGGCTGGGGGTGCGTACGGCCGGCTGCTCCGGCTACGCCTACAAAGTAGAATTCGCCGACGAGGCGCGGGAAGGGGATACCCTGTTCGAAAGCCACGGGGTCAAGGTGCTGGTGGACGCCAAGAGCCTGCCCTTCCTCGACGGCACGGAAGTGGACTTCACCCGGGAGGGCCTCAACGAACGCTTCACCTTCCGTAACCCCAACGTGAAGGACGAGTGCGGTTGCGGGGAGAGCTTCAGCGTCTGA
- a CDS encoding hypothetical protein (possible pseudo, internal stop codon) has translation MAPPPPAEFGMPLEEVDTPALLVDLDVLERHLRRMADSLRGLPVRLRPHAKSHKCPEIARRRMALGAVGVCCQKVSEAEALVEGGIADMLVSNEVVGRRKLERLAALARRARVAV, from the coding sequence ATGGCCCCACCTCCGCCCGCTGAGTTCGGCATGCCCCTGGAGGAAGTCGACACCCCGGCCCTCCTGGTCGACCTGGACGTTCTCGAGCGTCACCTGCGCCGCATGGCGGATTCCCTCCGGGGCCTGCCCGTGCGGCTTCGCCCCCACGCCAAGAGTCACAAGTGCCCGGAGATCGCCCGCCGGCGGATGGCCCTTGGGGCGGTGGGGGTGTGCTGCCAGAAAGTGAGCGAGGCCGAGGCCCTGGTGGAAGGGGGCATCGCCGACATGCTGGTGTCCAACGAGGTGGTCGGCCGGCGCAAGCTCGAGCGCCTCGCGGCCCTCGCCCGCCGGGCCCGGGTGGCGGTGTGA
- a CDS encoding metal-binding protein, which yields MIRTLRRSLLATALVISPGAQAAGEVTVYKNPHCGCCGKWVEHLRENGFQVTSRDVVDLTEIKARYGVRPRLASCHTAVVDGYVLEGHVPAEAVKRLLQERPPVKGLAVPGMPVGSPGMEGPDPQPYNVYTFDDKGEAQVYMRY from the coding sequence ATGATCCGCACCTTGCGCAGGAGCCTGCTCGCCACCGCGCTGGTGATTTCGCCGGGCGCGCAAGCCGCGGGCGAGGTCACCGTTTACAAAAATCCCCACTGCGGCTGCTGCGGAAAGTGGGTCGAGCACCTGCGGGAAAACGGCTTCCAGGTGACTTCCCGGGATGTGGTGGATCTTACCGAGATCAAGGCCCGCTACGGGGTGCGCCCCCGCCTCGCGTCTTGCCATACCGCCGTCGTGGACGGCTACGTGCTGGAGGGCCACGTGCCGGCGGAGGCGGTCAAGCGACTGCTGCAGGAACGGCCGCCGGTGAAGGGCCTGGCCGTGCCGGGGATGCCGGTGGGATCGCCGGGCATGGAGGGACCTGACCCGCAGCCCTACAACGTCTACACCTTCGACGACAAGGGCGAAGCGCAGGTGTACATGCGCTATTGA
- a CDS encoding RNA polymerase sigma factor produces MAQAPPDEDTPGESPLDVAGWLTRHGDALLHYALVMVKNEEQAKDLVQETLLAAWKGRHGYQGRASEKTWLTAILKNKIADHFRASVREALAAGPFDPDAIGAEDEESWREDGHHAVPPGTWGDPEASLERARFWEAVQACLDDLAELQRSAFVLREVHGIEAEAICKDLGITASNLWVLLHRARHRLRRCLEKRWFESAQRNRDP; encoded by the coding sequence ATGGCCCAAGCTCCACCCGACGAAGACACTCCTGGCGAGAGCCCCCTCGACGTGGCGGGGTGGCTGACCCGGCACGGAGACGCGCTCCTCCATTATGCCCTCGTCATGGTAAAAAATGAAGAGCAGGCGAAGGACCTGGTCCAGGAGACCCTGCTCGCCGCCTGGAAGGGGCGCCACGGCTACCAGGGGCGGGCGTCGGAGAAGACCTGGCTCACCGCCATCCTCAAGAACAAGATCGCCGACCACTTCCGCGCGAGCGTCCGGGAGGCGCTGGCGGCCGGGCCCTTCGACCCGGACGCCATCGGGGCGGAGGACGAGGAGTCCTGGCGCGAGGACGGGCACCACGCCGTCCCGCCCGGGACCTGGGGCGACCCGGAGGCGAGCCTGGAGCGGGCCCGGTTCTGGGAGGCGGTCCAGGCGTGCCTGGACGATCTGGCCGAGCTCCAGCGCTCGGCCTTCGTCCTGCGAGAGGTCCACGGGATCGAGGCGGAGGCGATCTGTAAGGACCTGGGGATCACGGCGTCTAATTTATGGGTGTTGTTGCACCGGGCCCGCCATCGGCTGCGCCGATGCCTCGAAAAGCGGTGGTTCGAATCCGCCCAGAGAAACCGAGATCCATGA
- the qor gene encoding quinone oxidoreductase, producing MPHAIRFYETGEPEVLRWEEIQVGSPGRGEVRLRHTAVGLNFIDVYHRSGLYPVSLPATPGLEACGVVEEVGEGVTELKPGDRVAYASPPMGAYAEARLMPADRLVKVPEGISDLQAASMMLKGMTAEYLVRRTFRVGSEHTVLVHAAAGGVGLILCQWARALGATVIGTVGSDEKAKLAEAHGCKYPIVYTRENFVARVLDITGGRKCDVVYDSVGKDTFMKSLDCLRMFGMLVSFGQSSGPVPPLDVGVLSAKGSLYLTRPTLMHYTAKREDLVMSANALFQMVLDGKIRIEINQTYPLKEAAQAHRDLQARKTTGSTVFVV from the coding sequence ATGCCGCACGCGATACGCTTCTACGAGACCGGGGAACCGGAGGTGCTGCGCTGGGAGGAAATCCAGGTGGGCTCTCCCGGCCGGGGCGAAGTGCGCCTGCGGCACACCGCCGTGGGGCTCAATTTCATCGATGTCTACCACCGCAGCGGGTTGTACCCGGTCTCCCTTCCTGCCACGCCCGGGCTGGAAGCGTGCGGCGTGGTGGAGGAAGTGGGCGAGGGCGTGACCGAGCTCAAGCCCGGCGACCGGGTGGCGTACGCCTCGCCCCCCATGGGAGCGTATGCGGAAGCGCGGCTCATGCCCGCGGACCGTTTAGTCAAGGTGCCCGAAGGGATCAGCGACCTGCAGGCCGCCTCCATGATGCTCAAGGGCATGACGGCTGAATACCTGGTGCGCCGCACTTTCCGGGTCGGGTCGGAGCACACCGTCCTGGTACATGCGGCGGCGGGCGGCGTGGGGCTGATTCTGTGCCAGTGGGCCCGGGCGCTGGGAGCGACCGTGATCGGCACCGTGGGCAGCGACGAGAAGGCGAAGCTCGCCGAGGCCCACGGCTGCAAGTATCCCATCGTCTACACCCGGGAGAACTTCGTCGCCCGGGTGCTGGACATCACCGGCGGGCGCAAGTGCGACGTGGTCTACGACTCGGTGGGCAAGGATACCTTCATGAAGTCCCTGGATTGCCTGCGGATGTTCGGCATGTTGGTCTCCTTCGGCCAGTCTTCCGGCCCCGTGCCGCCCCTTGACGTGGGAGTGCTTTCCGCCAAGGGGTCGCTCTATCTCACGCGCCCCACGCTGATGCACTACACCGCCAAACGGGAAGACCTGGTGATGTCGGCCAACGCCCTGTTCCAGATGGTGCTGGACGGCAAGATCCGCATCGAGATCAACCAGACCTATCCCCTCAAGGAGGCCGCCCAGGCCCACCGGGACCTGCAAGCGCGCAAGACCACCGGCTCGACGGTGTTCGTCGTGTGA
- the merR gene encoding MerR family transcriptional regulator, which translates to MAKMKGPGPADTLTVGQVARAAGVNVETIRFYQRRKLMDKPEKPFGGVRRYPRTAVDRVRFIKRAQQLGFTLEEVRNLLALEDGRSCAEAQRLATAKLAAVESRIADLQRMRRVLKALIGECHARRGKLACPIIATLSEG; encoded by the coding sequence ATGGCGAAGATGAAAGGACCGGGACCGGCGGACACGTTGACCGTCGGGCAGGTGGCCCGCGCCGCCGGAGTCAACGTGGAGACGATCCGCTTCTACCAGCGGCGCAAGCTCATGGATAAACCGGAAAAGCCCTTCGGGGGCGTGCGCCGCTACCCCCGGACGGCCGTGGACCGGGTGCGCTTCATCAAGCGGGCGCAGCAGCTCGGTTTCACCCTGGAGGAAGTCCGCAACCTCCTCGCCCTCGAGGACGGGCGAAGTTGTGCCGAGGCGCAGCGGCTGGCCACGGCCAAGCTCGCGGCGGTGGAGAGCCGCATCGCGGACCTCCAGCGCATGCGCCGGGTGCTCAAGGCCCTAATCGGCGAGTGCCACGCGCGCCGCGGTAAGCTCGCCTGCCCCATCATCGCCACCCTGTCGGAAGGGTGA
- the merA gene encoding mercuric reductase, translated as MQAIPVRTVWEEGGIVTSLHIAIIGSGSAAFACAIRAAEEGARVTMIERGTLGGTCVNVGCVPSKVLIRGAEIARLQAAHPFDGLERRRPVIRRNAMVAQQQALVDRLRHAKYRRVLEENPNIRLLEGSARFRDSHSLVVTGRDGREETVAADRFLIATGASPAIPPIPGLAGTPYWTSTEALVAEEVPEHLIVLGGSAVGLEIGQAFLHLGARVTIVELLSLLPRMDPDLGAGLQHVLEEEGARILTRTEVKRVAYAGGRFTLDAGAEQITGDRLLVATGRRANTLGLGLAEIGVETDRAGAVLVDQGLRTSVPHIYAAGDCTGFPQFVYVAAAAGTRAAINMLGGDARLDLSTMPAVVFTSPQVAAVGLTAEEARTRDFEAESRTLRLEDVPRALANFDTRGFVKLVAERGSGRLLGAHVLAPEAGEIIQAAALALRARMTVAELADQLFPYLTMVEGFKLCAQTFTKDVKKLSCCAG; from the coding sequence ATGCAGGCTATCCCCGTCCGAACCGTTTGGGAAGAAGGGGGCATCGTGACTTCTCTGCACATCGCGATTATCGGCAGCGGCTCGGCGGCGTTCGCCTGCGCCATCCGCGCCGCCGAGGAAGGGGCGCGGGTTACCATGATCGAGCGCGGAACCTTGGGCGGCACCTGCGTCAACGTGGGTTGCGTGCCTTCCAAGGTGCTCATCCGCGGCGCGGAGATCGCCCGCCTGCAGGCGGCTCATCCGTTCGACGGCCTGGAGCGGCGGCGGCCGGTCATTCGCCGGAACGCCATGGTGGCCCAGCAGCAGGCGCTGGTGGATCGGTTGCGCCACGCCAAGTACCGCCGCGTCCTGGAGGAAAACCCTAACATCCGGCTGCTAGAGGGATCGGCGCGGTTTCGCGACTCCCACTCCCTCGTGGTCACCGGCCGCGACGGCCGGGAGGAGACCGTCGCCGCTGATCGCTTTCTCATCGCCACCGGCGCTTCCCCCGCTATCCCGCCGATCCCCGGCCTGGCCGGTACGCCTTACTGGACTTCTACCGAGGCCCTGGTGGCGGAGGAAGTTCCCGAACACCTGATCGTGCTGGGGGGCTCCGCCGTCGGGCTGGAGATCGGCCAGGCGTTCTTGCATCTGGGCGCCCGGGTGACCATCGTCGAGCTTCTCTCCCTGTTGCCCAGAATGGATCCCGACTTGGGAGCAGGGCTTCAGCACGTGCTGGAGGAAGAAGGCGCGCGAATCCTCACCCGGACCGAAGTTAAGCGGGTCGCGTACGCGGGCGGGCGCTTTACTCTCGATGCTGGGGCTGAGCAGATCACCGGCGACAGGCTGCTGGTGGCCACCGGCCGGCGGGCCAACACCCTGGGGCTCGGACTTGCGGAAATCGGGGTCGAGACCGACCGGGCGGGCGCCGTCCTAGTCGACCAGGGCCTGCGTACTTCGGTGCCCCATATCTACGCCGCGGGCGACTGCACGGGCTTTCCCCAATTCGTGTACGTGGCGGCGGCGGCCGGCACCCGGGCCGCCATTAACATGCTGGGCGGGGATGCGCGCCTGGACCTCTCCACCATGCCCGCAGTGGTTTTCACTTCGCCCCAAGTGGCGGCGGTGGGGTTGACCGCGGAGGAGGCCCGGACGAGGGATTTCGAGGCGGAAAGCCGGACCTTGCGCCTGGAAGACGTTCCCCGGGCGCTCGCCAACTTCGATACCCGGGGCTTCGTCAAGCTGGTCGCGGAGCGGGGAAGCGGGCGACTGCTCGGCGCCCATGTGCTTGCCCCCGAGGCGGGGGAGATCATCCAGGCGGCCGCTCTCGCGCTGCGTGCCCGGATGACCGTGGCCGAGCTGGCCGATCAGCTTTTCCCCTACTTGACCATGGTGGAAGGCTTCAAGCTCTGCGCCCAGACGTTTACCAAGGACGTCAAGAAACTCTCCTGCTGCGCGGGATGA
- the merP gene encoding periplasmic mercury ion-binding protein, translating to MSMRGLTFAAAFGLGVLMSAPAFPATQTVVLEVPSMTCSACPITVRKSLERVPGVLKAKVTYEPKEAVVTYDDSKTSPDALMRATAEAGYPSFIKEGARR from the coding sequence ATGAGTATGCGTGGATTGACGTTTGCCGCCGCCTTCGGCCTGGGCGTGCTGATGAGCGCGCCGGCTTTCCCGGCCACTCAAACCGTCGTGCTCGAGGTGCCGAGCATGACGTGCTCAGCTTGCCCGATCACGGTGAGGAAGAGTCTGGAAAGAGTTCCTGGCGTACTCAAGGCCAAGGTGACCTATGAGCCCAAGGAAGCCGTAGTCACCTACGACGACAGCAAAACCTCGCCTGACGCGCTAATGCGAGCGACCGCCGAGGCGGGTTATCCCTCATTCATCAAAGAGGGAGCAAGGCGATGA
- the merA gene encoding mercuric reductase: MTVTHRLGISGMTCDHCAQGIEKTLASVAGVIKAVVSYPDGIAHIQTTSEVAASELVEAIEAKGYKVWLPDRRVAAEAKEKPRVREGPLLGVVKDLFGRQHKKPAQLHIAIIGSGGAAFAAAIRAAGEGARVTLIERGTLGGTCVNVGCVPSKILIRAAHVAHLQAHHPFDGLARQPAVVERTRLVAQQQARVEALRHAKYESILKANHGITFVRGFARFKDARTLIAVRPDGGELELRADRILIATGASPAVPATPGLESTPYWTSTEALAAQRLPRHLIVYGGSVVAVELGQAFLRLGSKVTLVARSTLLSKEDPAIGEGLKTALEGEGMRVLTHTTPRYVGFDNERFTVDVGGEKLIGDRLLVATGRKPNTSALDLDKAGVKTDANGAIIVDEHMRTSIEHIYAAGDCTTLPSYVYVAAAAGTRAALNMLGGAETLDLSAMPAVVFTDPQVATVGLTEAQATKLGIEAESRILALDNVPRALANFDTRGFIKLVAERGSGRLIGVQALAAEAGELIQAAALAIGNRMTVQALAGQLFPYLTMVEGLKLCAQTFTKDVKQLSCCAG, from the coding sequence ATGACGGTGACTCATAGGCTTGGGATCTCGGGGATGACCTGCGACCACTGCGCGCAGGGGATCGAGAAAACACTTGCCAGCGTCGCTGGCGTGATCAAGGCCGTTGTCTCGTACCCTGACGGAATCGCTCACATTCAAACCACAAGTGAAGTGGCAGCCTCTGAGCTCGTCGAGGCGATCGAAGCTAAAGGCTATAAAGTGTGGCTTCCGGATCGGCGCGTAGCTGCCGAGGCAAAAGAGAAACCGCGCGTGCGCGAGGGGCCCCTCTTGGGGGTCGTCAAGGACCTCTTCGGTCGTCAGCACAAGAAGCCGGCCCAGTTGCACATTGCGATCATCGGAAGCGGCGGGGCTGCCTTCGCCGCGGCCATCCGCGCTGCCGGGGAGGGTGCTCGAGTGACTCTGATCGAGCGCGGCACGCTGGGGGGAACGTGTGTCAACGTGGGTTGCGTGCCCTCCAAGATCTTGATCCGGGCGGCGCATGTGGCGCATCTCCAGGCACACCATCCATTTGATGGTCTGGCGAGACAGCCGGCCGTGGTGGAACGCACAAGGTTAGTCGCGCAGCAGCAAGCCCGGGTCGAGGCGCTGCGTCACGCTAAGTATGAGAGCATACTTAAAGCCAACCATGGAATAACATTTGTTAGGGGTTTTGCGCGTTTCAAAGATGCCCGCACTTTGATTGCGGTGCGGCCCGACGGCGGGGAATTGGAACTGCGGGCGGACCGGATATTGATCGCCACGGGCGCTTCGCCGGCTGTTCCCGCCACGCCCGGCCTGGAGAGCACCCCTTACTGGACGTCGACCGAGGCGTTGGCTGCGCAGCGGTTGCCCAGGCACCTGATCGTTTACGGCGGCTCAGTGGTCGCTGTGGAGTTGGGACAAGCTTTTCTGCGCCTAGGCTCCAAGGTGACCCTCGTCGCCCGTTCGACCCTGTTGTCGAAGGAAGATCCGGCGATCGGCGAGGGGCTCAAGACGGCGTTGGAAGGTGAAGGCATGCGCGTGCTCACGCATACCACGCCCAGGTACGTGGGCTTCGACAACGAGCGGTTCACCGTCGATGTGGGCGGCGAAAAGCTGATCGGCGACCGCTTGCTGGTGGCGACGGGCCGTAAGCCAAACACCTCTGCGCTGGATTTGGACAAGGCGGGCGTCAAGACCGATGCCAACGGCGCCATCATTGTGGACGAGCACATGCGTACGTCCATTGAACACATCTATGCTGCTGGCGATTGCACGACCCTGCCGAGCTACGTATACGTGGCGGCCGCGGCTGGCACTCGGGCGGCGCTCAACATGCTGGGCGGCGCGGAAACCCTCGATCTATCAGCGATGCCGGCAGTGGTGTTCACCGATCCGCAAGTGGCGACGGTGGGCTTGACTGAAGCCCAGGCGACCAAACTGGGCATCGAGGCGGAGAGCCGCATCCTTGCCTTGGATAACGTGCCGCGGGCGCTCGCGAACTTCGATACGCGTGGATTCATCAAACTGGTCGCGGAGCGGGGCTCCGGCCGTCTGATCGGTGTTCAGGCGCTCGCGGCGGAGGCGGGCGAACTGATCCAGGCTGCCGCGCTTGCCATCGGAAACCGCATGACGGTGCAGGCTCTGGCGGGCCAATTGTTCCCTTACCTCACCATGGTCGAGGGGCTGAAGCTCTGCGCTCAAACCTTCACCAAGGATGTGAAACAGCTCTCGTGTTGCGCAGGGTGA
- a CDS encoding mercuric transporter MerH translates to MLADLIKQFGSVLGAGFAAACCLGVTAALSAVTAIGAGFLINDAFLIPLYGALLGLSVWLLYRSTRAHGSPAPFYLGLSGAIVALVGLWVGPFLVYGGLAAIVAGSVWDFQRKRRQRACSSN, encoded by the coding sequence ATGCTAGCGGATCTGATCAAGCAATTCGGCAGCGTTTTGGGAGCGGGGTTCGCCGCCGCGTGCTGCCTCGGCGTGACCGCGGCGCTCTCGGCGGTCACCGCTATCGGCGCGGGCTTCCTGATCAACGACGCGTTTCTCATCCCGCTTTATGGAGCGCTTCTCGGACTGAGCGTCTGGCTCCTTTATCGTTCGACACGGGCCCACGGCAGCCCCGCTCCGTTCTACCTGGGGCTGAGCGGGGCAATCGTCGCGCTCGTGGGGTTATGGGTCGGCCCTTTTTTGGTTTACGGGGGGCTTGCCGCGATTGTCGCCGGGAGCGTCTGGGATTTTCAAAGGAAGCGCCGGCAACGCGCTTGTTCGAGTAATTGA
- a CDS encoding patatin gives MSTISSDRASAGTRPVDPALGIEPPVALVLCGGNSRGALQVGFYWALWELGLRPDFVIGSSIGALNGAFIAAGMSPDALAELWLKFRRRDALSWNLPWLFGLRDQPGLFSLERLRRTLRQALPVQRFEKLEMPLTVVTTDLQLGAPVYWSGSGDLIEPVVASMSLPGLFPPVVIGAHQHVDGGVANKAPLDRAYELGARTVLMIECVCCDPVLKRYISLLEVMTRSFSIAMDSKYNVDLERLGSLVRIHVVRPRLAWDIGLLDFSYTAELIEAGYRQSIEYLVPLAQAQNALTCAPVVPGASGTDTLTGLVERSS, from the coding sequence GTGTCTACCATCTCTAGCGATAGGGCTTCGGCTGGAACAAGGCCGGTCGATCCTGCCCTTGGGATCGAGCCGCCGGTAGCGCTGGTCCTGTGCGGCGGCAACAGTCGGGGTGCCTTGCAGGTCGGCTTCTACTGGGCGTTGTGGGAGCTGGGGTTGCGCCCCGATTTCGTCATTGGAAGCTCGATCGGTGCCTTGAATGGAGCGTTCATCGCGGCAGGAATGAGCCCGGATGCGCTGGCGGAGCTTTGGCTCAAATTCCGGCGCAGGGATGCCCTCTCGTGGAACCTGCCGTGGCTGTTCGGCTTGCGTGACCAACCCGGGCTGTTCAGCCTGGAACGTCTGCGTCGAACCCTGCGGCAAGCCCTCCCTGTCCAGCGCTTCGAAAAGCTCGAGATGCCATTGACCGTGGTGACCACCGATCTGCAGCTCGGCGCGCCTGTTTACTGGTCTGGCAGTGGGGATCTCATCGAGCCCGTCGTGGCTAGCATGAGTCTCCCGGGGCTGTTTCCGCCTGTCGTCATCGGCGCCCACCAGCATGTAGACGGCGGTGTGGCCAACAAGGCCCCCCTGGACAGGGCTTACGAATTAGGCGCCCGTACCGTGCTGATGATCGAATGTGTCTGCTGCGATCCGGTCCTGAAACGCTACATTAGCCTGCTCGAAGTAATGACCCGGAGTTTTTCCATCGCCATGGACAGCAAGTACAACGTCGATCTCGAGCGGTTGGGCTCTCTGGTTCGTATCCATGTGGTGCGTCCCAGGCTGGCCTGGGATATCGGGCTGCTCGACTTTTCCTACACGGCAGAGCTGATCGAGGCGGGCTACCGGCAGAGCATCGAGTATCTTGTCCCCCTTGCGCAGGCGCAGAATGCCCTGACGTGTGCTCCTGTAGTTCCGGGAGCGAGCGGAACGGACACGCTCACCGGCCTGGTAGAGAGAAGCTCATGA